In Jannaschia sp. W003, the genomic stretch TGGGGCTCGAGTCGATCGTGCTGTCGACCCAGCACATGGACCCGGACATGACCTCGGCGGACGTGCGCGCCGTGGTAGAGCCCTACGTCCGCGAGGTGTTGCCCGACGGCTGGATCGGCGCGGGCACGACGTGGTGGGTGAACCCCACCGGCAAGTTCGTGATCGGCGGCCCCGACGGCGACGCCGGCCTCACGGGCCGCAAGATCATCGTCGACACCTACGGCGGCGCCGCGCCCCACGGCGGCGGGGCCTTCTCGGGCAAGGACCCGACCAAGGTGGACCGCTCGGCCGCCTACGCCGCGCGCTACCTCGCCAAGAACATCGTCGCGGCCGGTCTGGCGCGGCGCTGCACGCTGCAGCTCTCCTACGCCATCGGCGTGGCGCGCCCGCTGTCGATCTACGTCAATACCCAAGGCACGGGCGAGGCCGACGAGGGCGCGATCGAGCGCGCCGTCGCGAAGGTCATGGACCTCACGCCCCGCGGCATCCGCGAGCACCTCGGGCTGAACCGTCCGATCTACCAGCGCACCGCGGCCTACGGGCACTTCGGCCGGGCGCCCGACTCCGACGGCGGCTTCTCCTGGGAGCGCACCGACCTCGCCGACGCCCTGCGCGCCGCCCTCTAGGCCGTTCGCACACGGCAACTTTTTGCCGTGTCGCGCGTTCCACCCTTGAAGCCACCGGACCACCGATCCACGTTGAAGCGGGCAGGAGGAGAGCAGGCATGGCGAAGACGCGCGGACCCATCGAGACGTTGATCGACGCTCTCAAGGAGGGCT encodes the following:
- the metK gene encoding methionine adenosyltransferase yields the protein MTGRQNYLFTSESVSEGHPDKVCDRISDAVLDALIAEEPEARVAAETFATTDRVVIGGEVGLSDRATLRDFMGRIEAIARECIRDIGYEQDKFHHETVEVTNLLHEQSAHIAQGVDAAAGKDEGAGDQGIMFGFAVDETPELMPAPILYAHAILRRLAEVRKSGREPSLGPDAKTQLTVRYEDGLPVGLESIVLSTQHMDPDMTSADVRAVVEPYVREVLPDGWIGAGTTWWVNPTGKFVIGGPDGDAGLTGRKIIVDTYGGAAPHGGGAFSGKDPTKVDRSAAYAARYLAKNIVAAGLARRCTLQLSYAIGVARPLSIYVNTQGTGEADEGAIERAVAKVMDLTPRGIREHLGLNRPIYQRTAAYGHFGRAPDSDGGFSWERTDLADALRAAL